TGTTGCTAATATGCCAGATTTTAAAGGCTATTTATCGGATATTGGAGGGCCAAGTGCCAACATGTATAAAATGAAAGGTAAAATACAATCTATATGCGATAAGTGTGTAGCGCCTTCATGTATTTCGCCTGTTATTTGCAGTAATTTAGATACGTCACATAAACCGTTAACCGAATTATATCAAGCAGTTGATAAGCATCCGAAAATAAAAAAATCGTTTATAGGTTCTGGTATTCGTCATGATATGTTGGTGCCTGAGTTTAATAAAAATGCCGACCCTAAAGAGTTAGATGCTTATACCGAAGAGGTGATGACAAAACATATTTCTGGTCGACTTAAAGTAGCACCAGAACATACCAGCGATCCTGTTTTAAAATTGATGCGGAAGCCATCATTTACTTATTTTCATAAATTTAAGGAACGTTTTGATAAGATTAATATTAAGAAAGGATTGAAACTACAGTTGATTCCTTATTTTATATCAAATCATCCAGCTTGTGAAGTTGAAGATATGGCAAATTTAGCTGCCGAAACTAAAGATATGGGTTTCCAGTTAGAACAAGTACAAGGGTTTACTCCAACTCCAATGACGGTTGCTACCGTTATTTATTATAGTGGTTATCATCCGTATACGCTTAAAAAAGTAAATACGCCTATAACTCGTAAGGAAAAAGATGAGCAGCACCGCTTTTTCTTTTGGTATAAAGACGAAAACAAGGCTTGGATAAAAAACACTCTAAACAAATTAGGACGTCAGGATTTATTGAAAGTGCTTCTACCTGAAAAAACTGAAAAATGGCGTAAAAACACGCCAAGTGGAGATGCAAAGCATACTTTTGATGATGCGATTCCTTTTAATCAACGAAAAAATAAAACCAAATTTAAATCTAAGAAGAAACGTAGGTAAGTTTTAATATTTTCTGGTTGTTATCTAGAATGTGTAATAGTATTTAAATAGTATTGGTTTTTGGTTTAGATATTACTTTCAAATTATTCCTGTAACGTGTTTTAAAGAAGTACCTTTGTGGCATTATTTATCTGTTGATATTAATTATCCTTTTCGCAACACTTTGGCGAAATTTTTAGACTTTTTCCTTAAGTCTTTATTTTAATTAATGAAACCCTAGTGGCCAACTTAATGCCTGATTGCTAGTAAGTAACTATTTAATAGTGATTTTTTAATCTTACGACTTGCTAACGTCATTACTCTGCAATCCGTTTCAATTTAAAACAAAACGATGATTTCAGATATAGGTATAAATAAACCAGAAGCTTTTTTTCCAGAACAGCCCATAGCACAATTTAATCAATCTATAAATGTTACGCGTACTATTAAAGGTTTAGAAGCGGGTAAGCCTATACAAATAACAGAATTTTTCAGTAACGGTTTGCTGTTGCTTAATGAGTTACATAATCATCTAAAAAAAAGTTTGCCTAATAAGACGTTCCAAGAGCAACGTGCATATCGTTCGGCATACCGAAAGATATCAAGTCTTATTTATATAAAAATTGTAGATCATAAATTAACTGTAAAAAAAGCACCTGCTATTGGTTGGTTAGCAAAACTGTATCCAGAAGCAGGTAGTTTTTTATTGCCTTTTTCTAAAGTTCAAGGATTGAATAGCTCTTGGCAATGGTACCAAAACGGTATTTTACTTCCTGTATTACGAAATAAAATCTATCCGTATTACGGTGTTTATTTCCCCACGCGGTTTGATCATTTAATACTTTTTGATAATTGGTTGAAACGTTACGAAGGTGCTAAAAAGTCGGCTATAGATGTGGGTATTGGAAGTGGTGTATTAGCTTTTCAATTGGTAAAGCATGGTTTTCAAAAGGTTTTCGGAACCGATACAAATCCTAATGCTATTATTGGACTTACAGAATCTATGGGCGATACAAAAATGTCTCGGAAAATAGAACTGGATTTCGCCTCTCTTTTTGGTAAATTTGAAAAGCAAACCGAATTGATTGTTTTTAATCCGCCATGGTTGCCCGCAACACAAGATTTAGATAAAAATGACGAAGCTATTTATTATAATGAAACCCTATTTCCAAAGTTTTTTACTGAAGCTAAAAAAAGACTCTTGCCAGAAGGGAAACTCGTTATTATATTCTCGAATTTAGCGCAGATAAGCCATGTTACAAAAGAGCATCCTATTGAGACCGAATTATCCAAAGGTGGACGGTTTAAATTAGATGCCTGTTTAAAAAGAAAAGTGAAAGCTGCTTCAAATAAAACCATGCGAGAGCAAAATTGGCGTTCTGAAGAAGAAGTGGAGCTTTGGGTTTTGGTTAATGGGTAATGTTTTGAAGTTTTAAATTTGCTATTATCCAATTGAGAGTTTTGCAGCATCTTTCCATAAATAATGTGGCATTGGTTCTTCAAGTTTCCAATTAATACTCATTGGTTTAGAGCCATTAAAATCTTTTAATTCACCTTCACCAATAAAAACATAACCTAAACTATTACCAAACTCGTTTTTAGCTTTTTCTCTAACAAATAGTAAAATTTGTTTTTCAGATTCTTTATGTTTAACATATGATAAGCCTTTTCCTAAATCTGGTCTTGCTGAGTTTTGAGTTTGCCAATGAAACAATTTTTCATTTACAGCATAATCATCATACATTGTTGTAGGTGAAAAATTTTCTTCTGATTTTATAAGATTGATAAATAATATTTCAGTATTTAAATCTTTGTTTTCGGCTGTACCTTCTCTGTTAGATGACTTTTTCTCAAAAGAACTAAACTTAAAAGCTGTTAAAATTTGATCTCTTGTGTAGCGACTATGTAATTTTAATGGTTGTTCATAAGGAAGTTGAATAGGCAATTCTTTAAAGTCGATATTTTCGATTAATACTTCAAGAACTTCTTTTATTTCTTCAACTAAAACACTACTTGAACCAATTAATTTTATGCTTTTTTCTAATGAATCAAATCCACCTTCTTTTTGCCAAACATCATAATGTAGCATTAAAAGCATTGTTTTTTCATTCGAATTAAAGTCTGAAATTTTTATAATGAAATTTTGTTTTGCAATTTTTAAAATGAAAGAAAAATAACTTAATGAATTTGTTGAAAGCCATTTATTTGAAATTGCAGAAACAATTTCTTTTTCATTTTCTGAATCGAAATCATTTATTTTACCTGCAAGTTGACAAAGTCTTTTCCAGCTATCCCTTTTGTAAATAGATTGTAACGGAATATTATAAAACTTACTAAAGTTACCTATTGATAAAGGTAGATTAGTATCGTGTTGAAACTGTTGAATTCTATTCATTAGGTTTTTCTTATTCAAAGAAGTTGCAGCTGTTATATTTTTTAGAATAGTTTCTTTCGTCTTTTTCTCTAAAATTATTGAGCACCCTAATGGTAAATGAGGAAAATTATCTTCAATTTCATTAGCAACCGTTGTATTCGTTTTACCAATTAAGGCTCTGAATTTATTTTCAAAATTGTATTCTGGTCTAGAGTTTCCAATAAAGTCTAAAATGGTTAAACAATCTTTATCTTCATAAAGTCTTAAGCCTCTTCCTAATTGTTGTAAAAATATGGTTAGACTTTCTGTAGGTCTTAAAAAAAGTAATGTATCAATTTCAGGTATATCAATTCCTTCATTAAAAATATCAACTACAAATAAATAATTTACTTCTTTTTTCTCTAATTTTTTCCGAATAGAAACTCTGTTTTTACTGTTTTCACTTGTTAAATAATCCGCTTTTAATCCTGCTAAAGTAAATTTTTCTGCCATGTATTTTGCATGTTCCATAGAAACGCAATAACCTAAAGCTCTGACAT
The nucleotide sequence above comes from Flavobacteriaceae bacterium HL-DH10. Encoded proteins:
- a CDS encoding methyltransferase, which produces MISDIGINKPEAFFPEQPIAQFNQSINVTRTIKGLEAGKPIQITEFFSNGLLLLNELHNHLKKSLPNKTFQEQRAYRSAYRKISSLIYIKIVDHKLTVKKAPAIGWLAKLYPEAGSFLLPFSKVQGLNSSWQWYQNGILLPVLRNKIYPYYGVYFPTRFDHLILFDNWLKRYEGAKKSAIDVGIGSGVLAFQLVKHGFQKVFGTDTNPNAIIGLTESMGDTKMSRKIELDFASLFGKFEKQTELIVFNPPWLPATQDLDKNDEAIYYNETLFPKFFTEAKKRLLPEGKLVIIFSNLAQISHVTKEHPIETELSKGGRFKLDACLKRKVKAASNKTMREQNWRSEEEVELWVLVNG